Part of the Bacillus cabrialesii genome is shown below.
TTCTTTGCGGTGTTTTTTGATTACAATGTCTCCAGCGGGGCAATGCTTTTAATCAAGCAAGCCTTGCTCGCGCATTTTCTTTTTGACTGTAAATCCGCCGCCCATTACGGCGCAAACAAGTACAATGCTGGCGATAATGCCAATTGCGCTTTTTTCAGCGATAAAGACGCCGATCAGCATAATGCTGAAAACCGCTGCAAATGCAAATAATAGTAAAATCCAATTCATTTTTTTCATATTTTCCATCCCCTTTTACGTCTTATATTAAGTTTACTGAAAAACGTGACGCTTTTAAAGAGGATGTG
Proteins encoded:
- a CDS encoding YlaF family protein, which encodes MKKMNWILLLFAFAAVFSIMLIGVFIAEKSAIGIIASIVLVCAVMGGGFTVKKKMREQGLLD